A section of the Haloferax sp. Atlit-12N genome encodes:
- the gdhB gene encoding glutamate dehydrogenase GdhB has product MMTEDGKNRNGEAVADGGSESEPESALATARRQLERAASHADVDDGVVARLKHPTRVQQVSVPLRRDDGSLDVFTGFRAQHDDVRGPYKGGLRYHPEVTADECIGLSMWMTWKCAVMDLPFGGGKGGVAVDPKTLSDEERERLTRRFAEEIRNVVGPKKDVPAPDMGTGPQEMAWFMDAYSMQQGETTPGVVTGKPPVIGGSYGREEAPGRSVAIVTREAIDFYDWDIEDTTVAVQGFGSVGANAARLLDEWGAKVVAVSDVDGAIYDPDGLDTQDVEGHDERPGMVSGYDAPESLSNEELLELDVDVLIPAAIGNVITTENVDAISADMVVEGANGPTTFAADAVLEERGIPVVPDILANAGGVTVSYFEWLQDINRRQWSLERVHEELEAEMLKAWNAVREHVEERDLTWRDAAYVVALSRIGGAKETRGLWP; this is encoded by the coding sequence ATGATGACCGAAGATGGCAAAAATCGAAACGGCGAAGCGGTCGCCGACGGCGGCTCGGAGTCGGAACCCGAATCGGCGCTGGCGACGGCGCGGAGGCAACTCGAACGCGCGGCGAGCCACGCCGACGTCGACGACGGCGTCGTCGCACGTCTGAAGCACCCGACACGAGTCCAGCAGGTGTCGGTCCCGCTCCGCCGCGACGACGGGTCGCTCGACGTGTTCACCGGCTTCCGCGCCCAGCACGACGACGTGCGCGGGCCGTACAAGGGTGGCCTCCGTTACCACCCGGAAGTGACCGCCGACGAGTGCATCGGGCTCTCGATGTGGATGACGTGGAAGTGCGCGGTGATGGACCTGCCGTTCGGCGGCGGCAAGGGCGGCGTCGCGGTCGACCCGAAGACGCTCTCCGACGAGGAGCGCGAGCGACTCACGCGCCGCTTCGCCGAGGAGATTCGTAACGTCGTCGGACCGAAGAAGGACGTTCCCGCGCCCGACATGGGCACCGGTCCGCAGGAGATGGCGTGGTTCATGGACGCCTATTCGATGCAGCAGGGCGAGACGACGCCCGGCGTCGTGACGGGCAAGCCGCCGGTCATCGGCGGGTCGTACGGCCGCGAGGAGGCCCCCGGTCGCTCCGTCGCCATCGTCACCCGCGAAGCCATCGACTTCTACGACTGGGACATCGAAGACACCACCGTCGCGGTCCAGGGGTTCGGTTCCGTCGGTGCGAACGCCGCCCGCCTCCTCGACGAGTGGGGCGCGAAGGTGGTCGCCGTCTCCGACGTGGACGGGGCCATCTACGACCCCGACGGCCTCGACACGCAAGACGTCGAGGGCCACGACGAGCGCCCCGGCATGGTGTCGGGCTACGACGCCCCCGAGTCGCTCTCGAACGAGGAACTGCTCGAACTCGACGTGGACGTGCTCATCCCGGCGGCCATCGGGAACGTCATCACGACCGAGAACGTCGATGCCATCTCGGCGGACATGGTCGTCGAAGGTGCGAACGGGCCGACGACGTTCGCGGCCGACGCCGTCCTCGAAGAGCGCGGGATTCCGGTCGTCCCCGACATCCTCGCCAACGCCGGCGGCGTCACCGTCTCGTACTTCGAGTGGCTGCAGGACATCAACCGCCGTCAGTGGTCGCTCGAACGCGTCCACGAGGAACTCGAAGCGGAGATGCTCAAGGCGTGGAACGCGGTCCGCGAACACGTCGAAGAACGCGACCTGACGTGGCGCGACGCGGCGTACGTCGTCGCGCTCTCTCGCATCGGCGGCGCGAAGGAGACGCGGGGTCTCTGGCCCTGA
- a CDS encoding FAD-binding and (Fe-S)-binding domain-containing protein: MATQERPDDSSDGQRTDSSVDPSDDPRADYDYVGGDTDREALVRDLERLVDGDVRFDEYTRQLYATDASAYEVLPVGVVMPTSTADVAAVVEYCADREIPVLPRGGGTSLAGQAVNEAVVLDLSRHMNGVQSVDAEAATATAQAGVTLADLNNSAADHGLTFGPDPAAGDRSVLGGAIGNNSTGAHSLKYGKTDYYVEECEVVLADGSVHRFGEVRVDELREKADPESDAWGADGPGSPLLPRIYAEVVRVLDEEQDEIDARYPDLKRNVSGYNLDALVDEARGERPLADGTGTDPNCESGTVNLARLLAGSEGTLAVVTEATVSLEPLPETKAVALLTYEDVFDAAADVAPILDHDPAAVELIDDVLIDLALDTAEFHDVAASLPDGTRAALLVEFYADSDADGRRKVADLLTARAPSVTPEATPSSGVSVADDARAFDALEAHDEAARAGLWEMRKAAAPILLSRTTDEKHISFIEDCAVPADELPGYVERFREVIDDHDANTSFYAHAGPGVLHVRPLVNTKTLDGLDSFETIADEVTDFVVEAGGSVSGEHGDGRARTQWNRKLYGDRLWNAFRDLKTAFDPDWLLNPGQVCGDVSMTENLRFDPDYEFDAGFDPELNWDTENGFQGMAELCHGCGGCRGDQSTTGGVMCPTYRATEEEGLSTRGRANMLRQAMSGDLDADTTDTEFMREVLDLCVGCKGCARDCPSEVDMAKLKAEVEHAHHQSHGASLRDHLFAEVDRLNELGSRLAPLSNWAAKIPGARTVMEKTVGIARERSLPTFHRESLEDWFEARGGARVPEAEATDKVLLFPDSYTNYNHPDAGKAAVRVLEAAGVHVAVPDDVTATGRPAHSKGFLDRSRSRAETNVDALAPRVEAGWSVVLVEPSDAVMLQSDYLDLLSSDAAETVAAETYGIMEYLDAKRLVEDLDAAASTGDETLTYHGHCHQKATRKDHHAVGVLRRAGYDVDPLDSGCCGMAGSFGYEAEHHSLSKAIGGILSDQLGESRGDTVVAPGASCRTQLEDMDGAADDPPHPIEKVAEAVAD, from the coding sequence ATGGCGACGCAGGAACGTCCGGACGACTCCAGCGACGGCCAGCGGACCGACTCGTCCGTCGACCCCAGCGACGACCCGCGCGCCGACTACGACTACGTCGGCGGCGACACCGACCGCGAGGCGCTCGTCCGCGACCTCGAACGCCTCGTCGACGGCGACGTGCGGTTCGACGAGTACACCCGACAGCTGTACGCGACCGACGCGTCGGCGTATGAAGTGCTCCCCGTCGGCGTCGTCATGCCGACTTCGACCGCCGACGTAGCGGCCGTCGTGGAGTACTGCGCCGACCGCGAGATTCCCGTCCTCCCGCGCGGCGGCGGCACGAGCCTCGCGGGACAGGCCGTCAACGAGGCGGTCGTCCTCGACCTCTCGCGACACATGAACGGGGTTCAATCGGTGGACGCCGAGGCGGCGACGGCGACCGCACAAGCCGGGGTCACGCTCGCGGACCTCAATAACTCCGCGGCCGACCATGGTCTCACGTTCGGCCCGGACCCCGCGGCGGGCGACCGGAGCGTCCTCGGAGGCGCTATCGGCAACAACTCTACGGGTGCGCACTCGCTGAAGTACGGCAAGACCGACTACTACGTCGAGGAGTGCGAGGTCGTCCTCGCCGACGGGAGCGTCCACCGCTTCGGCGAGGTGCGCGTGGACGAACTCCGGGAGAAAGCCGACCCCGAGAGCGACGCGTGGGGAGCCGACGGTCCGGGGAGTCCGCTTCTCCCCCGAATCTACGCCGAGGTCGTCCGCGTGCTCGACGAGGAGCAAGATGAAATCGACGCCCGCTACCCGGACCTCAAGCGCAACGTCTCCGGCTACAATCTCGACGCGCTGGTCGATGAGGCCCGCGGGGAGCGCCCGCTGGCCGACGGAACCGGCACCGACCCGAACTGCGAGTCGGGGACCGTGAACCTCGCGCGCCTGCTCGCCGGGAGCGAGGGCACTCTCGCCGTCGTGACCGAGGCGACTGTCTCGCTCGAACCGCTCCCGGAGACGAAGGCGGTCGCGCTCCTCACCTACGAGGACGTGTTCGACGCCGCCGCCGACGTGGCCCCCATCCTCGACCACGACCCGGCGGCGGTCGAACTCATCGACGACGTGCTCATCGACCTCGCGCTCGACACCGCCGAGTTCCACGACGTGGCCGCGTCGCTCCCCGACGGGACCCGCGCGGCCCTGCTGGTCGAGTTCTACGCCGACTCCGACGCGGACGGCCGGCGGAAAGTCGCCGACCTACTGACGGCTCGCGCGCCATCGGTGACGCCGGAGGCGACGCCGTCTTCGGGCGTCAGCGTCGCCGACGACGCCCGTGCGTTCGACGCGCTGGAAGCCCACGACGAGGCGGCCCGCGCGGGGCTCTGGGAGATGCGCAAGGCCGCCGCGCCCATCTTGCTGTCACGGACGACCGACGAAAAGCACATCTCGTTCATCGAGGACTGCGCCGTGCCGGCCGACGAACTGCCGGGGTACGTCGAGCGGTTCCGCGAGGTCATCGACGACCACGACGCCAACACGAGTTTCTACGCCCACGCGGGGCCGGGCGTGCTGCACGTCCGCCCGCTCGTCAACACGAAGACGCTCGACGGCCTCGACTCGTTCGAGACCATCGCCGACGAGGTGACCGACTTCGTCGTCGAGGCCGGCGGGTCGGTGTCGGGCGAACACGGCGACGGCCGCGCGCGGACCCAGTGGAACCGCAAACTGTACGGCGACCGTCTCTGGAACGCCTTCCGCGACCTCAAGACCGCGTTCGACCCCGACTGGCTCCTCAACCCGGGGCAGGTCTGCGGCGACGTGTCGATGACCGAGAACCTCCGATTCGACCCCGACTACGAGTTCGACGCCGGATTCGACCCGGAACTCAACTGGGACACGGAAAACGGCTTTCAGGGGATGGCGGAACTCTGCCACGGCTGTGGCGGCTGTCGGGGCGACCAATCGACCACCGGCGGCGTGATGTGTCCGACCTACCGCGCCACGGAGGAAGAGGGGCTGTCCACCCGCGGTCGCGCCAACATGCTCAGACAGGCGATGAGTGGCGACCTCGACGCCGACACGACGGATACCGAGTTCATGCGCGAGGTGCTGGACCTCTGTGTCGGCTGTAAGGGCTGTGCCCGCGACTGCCCCAGCGAGGTCGACATGGCGAAGCTCAAAGCCGAGGTCGAACACGCCCACCACCAGTCTCACGGCGCGAGCCTTCGGGACCACCTGTTCGCCGAAGTGGACCGGCTGAACGAACTGGGCTCGCGACTCGCTCCGCTTTCGAACTGGGCGGCGAAGATTCCGGGCGCGCGGACGGTCATGGAGAAGACCGTCGGTATCGCCAGAGAGCGGTCGCTCCCGACGTTCCACCGCGAGTCGCTGGAAGACTGGTTCGAGGCGCGGGGCGGCGCTCGCGTCCCCGAGGCCGAGGCGACCGACAAGGTGCTTCTGTTCCCGGACAGCTACACCAACTACAACCACCCCGACGCGGGGAAGGCCGCGGTCCGGGTCCTCGAAGCCGCCGGCGTCCACGTCGCGGTTCCGGACGACGTGACCGCGACCGGCCGCCCGGCCCACTCGAAGGGATTCCTCGACCGCTCGCGTTCGCGCGCCGAGACGAACGTCGACGCGCTCGCGCCCCGCGTCGAAGCCGGCTGGAGCGTCGTCCTCGTCGAGCCCTCCGACGCGGTCATGCTCCAGTCGGACTACCTCGACCTACTTTCGAGCGACGCGGCCGAGACTGTCGCCGCCGAGACCTACGGCATCATGGAGTACCTCGACGCGAAGCGTCTCGTGGAGGACCTCGACGCCGCAGCGTCGACGGGCGACGAGACGCTGACGTACCACGGTCACTGCCACCAGAAGGCGACGCGGAAGGACCACCACGCCGTGGGCGTCCTCCGGCGTGCCGGCTACGACGTGGACCCGCTCGACTCCGGCTGTTGCGGCATGGCCGGGAGCTTCGGCTACGAGGCCGAACACCACTCGCTGTCGAAGGCCATCGGCGGCATCCTGTCCGACCAACTCGGTGAAAGCCGCGGCGATACCGTCGTCGCGCCCGGCGCGTCCTGTCGGACGCAACTGGAGGACATGGACGGCGCGGCCGACGACCCGCCACACCCGATAGAGAAGGTCGCCGAAGCGGTCGCTGACTGA
- a CDS encoding D-2-hydroxyacid dehydrogenase, with amino-acid sequence MTETDIVVLREGTEGLSMESYADALRERLPDRTVTLARTPKQERELVADARVVTGITIDEDLLDHADRLELFACTFAGTDHVPMDALAEHGVAVTNAGGIHAPGIAEQAIGNMLVFARRLHEGWRRKERAEWRHFQSGEFTDSTVTIIGLGSIGQAVAQRLQGFEVETIGIRYTPSKGGPTDEVAGFESDAIHDALSRSEYVVVACPLNDLTRGLIGDAEFATMPTGAVLVNAARGGIVDTDALVSALRSNKIRGAALDVTDPEPLPADHPLWGLENCLITPHTGGHTPKHWDRLADIVAGNLGRLDEGEELENQVLAAESN; translated from the coding sequence ATGACCGAGACAGACATCGTCGTCCTCCGCGAGGGGACCGAGGGCCTTTCGATGGAATCGTACGCCGACGCGCTCCGCGAGCGCCTCCCGGACCGGACCGTGACGCTCGCCCGGACGCCGAAACAGGAACGTGAACTCGTCGCCGACGCCCGCGTGGTCACGGGCATCACGATAGACGAAGACCTCCTAGACCACGCCGACCGCCTCGAATTGTTCGCCTGCACGTTCGCCGGGACCGACCACGTCCCGATGGACGCGCTCGCGGAACACGGCGTCGCCGTCACCAACGCCGGCGGCATCCACGCGCCCGGAATCGCCGAGCAGGCCATCGGCAACATGCTCGTGTTCGCTCGCCGCCTCCACGAGGGCTGGCGGCGCAAGGAGCGCGCCGAGTGGCGGCACTTCCAGTCCGGCGAGTTCACCGACAGCACGGTGACGATTATCGGCCTCGGCTCCATCGGGCAGGCCGTCGCCCAGCGGTTGCAGGGCTTCGAAGTCGAGACTATCGGCATCCGCTACACCCCGTCGAAGGGCGGGCCGACCGACGAAGTCGCCGGCTTCGAATCCGACGCGATTCACGACGCGCTCTCCCGGAGCGAGTACGTCGTGGTCGCATGTCCGTTGAACGACCTGACCCGCGGGCTCATTGGGGACGCGGAGTTCGCCACGATGCCGACCGGCGCGGTGCTCGTCAACGCCGCCCGCGGCGGCATCGTCGACACCGACGCGCTCGTGTCGGCGCTGCGGTCGAACAAGATTCGTGGGGCCGCGCTCGACGTGACCGACCCCGAGCCGCTTCCCGCGGACCACCCGCTGTGGGGGCTGGAGAACTGCCTCATCACGCCCCACACGGGCGGGCACACGCCGAAACACTGGGACCGCCTCGCCGACATCGTCGCCGGAAACCTCGGGCGGCTCGACGAGGGCGAGGAGCTGGAGAACCAAGTGCTGGCCGCCGAGTCGAACTGA
- a CDS encoding amidohydrolase, protein MADAVRARLAELRRDLHRHPEPGWCEFQTTARLVEELRAIGVDELAVGADAYDPDDRMAVPSDDRLDEWYERALDRGTDPGLLEPLRGGTTGCVAVLDRGEGPTVGLRVDIDGLFIEESDDAGHDPAAEGFRSEMGETMHACGHDTHMTWGLATLEAVKESDFSGRLVVFFQPAEEISGGGAPMAKSEYAAGIDYFFAVHVGLDHPTGEVVAGIEKPLAMCHIDAEIEGTTAHAGKEPEAGANAIHALGTAIESVYGIPRHSDGMTRVNVGRVEGGTASNVIADEVEAVAEARGETTELMEYAKSELRRRFEKAAELHGCEATVDVVSESPRADSDPELVETVADAAEGVRGVDRVVPTADFGASEDATFLMERVQRDGGLACYSIVGTDHPTSHHTATFDVDERSLETGVDVLTRSILSVAGVESVPEIAGANQ, encoded by the coding sequence ATGGCTGACGCCGTTCGAGCGCGATTAGCGGAGCTTCGCAGAGACCTCCACCGCCACCCGGAACCGGGCTGGTGCGAGTTCCAGACGACCGCGCGACTCGTCGAGGAACTGCGCGCCATCGGCGTGGACGAACTCGCCGTCGGCGCGGACGCCTACGACCCCGACGACCGGATGGCCGTCCCGAGCGACGACCGGCTCGACGAGTGGTACGAGCGGGCGCTCGACCGCGGGACCGACCCGGGCCTCCTCGAACCCCTCCGCGGCGGGACGACCGGCTGTGTCGCCGTTCTCGACCGCGGTGAGGGGCCGACGGTCGGCCTCCGGGTCGACATCGACGGGCTGTTCATCGAGGAGTCAGACGACGCGGGCCACGATCCCGCCGCCGAGGGATTCCGCTCGGAGATGGGCGAGACGATGCACGCCTGCGGCCACGACACCCACATGACGTGGGGACTGGCGACGCTCGAAGCCGTCAAGGAAAGCGACTTTTCGGGTCGCCTCGTCGTGTTCTTCCAGCCCGCGGAGGAGATTTCGGGGGGCGGCGCGCCCATGGCGAAAAGCGAGTACGCCGCCGGCATCGACTACTTCTTCGCGGTCCACGTCGGCCTCGACCACCCGACGGGCGAGGTCGTCGCCGGCATCGAGAAACCGCTCGCCATGTGCCACATCGACGCGGAAATCGAGGGGACGACCGCCCACGCCGGCAAGGAACCGGAGGCCGGCGCGAACGCCATCCACGCGCTCGGCACCGCCATCGAGAGCGTCTACGGCATCCCGCGGCACTCCGACGGGATGACCCGCGTCAACGTCGGCCGGGTCGAAGGGGGCACCGCCAGCAACGTCATCGCCGACGAGGTCGAGGCCGTCGCCGAGGCGCGCGGCGAGACGACCGAACTCATGGAGTACGCGAAGTCCGAACTCCGCCGGCGGTTCGAGAAGGCGGCCGAACTGCACGGCTGCGAGGCGACGGTCGACGTGGTCAGCGAGAGCCCGCGGGCCGACAGCGACCCCGAGCTCGTGGAGACGGTCGCGGACGCCGCCGAGGGCGTGCGCGGCGTCGACCGCGTCGTGCCGACCGCCGACTTCGGCGCGAGCGAGGACGCGACGTTCCTCATGGAGCGCGTCCAGCGCGACGGCGGCCTCGCGTGTTACTCTATCGTCGGCACCGACCACCCGACGAGCCACCACACTGCGACGTTCGACGTGGACGAACGAAGCCTCGAAACCGGCGTCGACGTCCTCACGCGGTCGATTCTCTCCGTCGCCGGAGTCGAGTCAGTACCGGAAATCGCGGGAGCGAACCAATGA
- the ilvA gene encoding threonine ammonia-lyase → MSDGRVTGKSAPPASEIVTADDVADAHERLDGVVHRTPLDSSRTIADRCGAERVDLKLENVQRTGSFKIRGAYNAMAQLPESVRERGVVASSAGNHAQGVALAGDLLDIDTTIVVPEITPAVKIDATRGYGAEVVVEGDLYEESYEHALQLADEERLEFVHPFDDAAVIAGQGTVGREIAADAPDVDTVLVSIGGGGLISGIATAMKARDPDVRVVGVQPEGAAHAKPSLEADEIRMLSEVDTVAEGIADARLLERTFAVVRDRVDDVVSVDDTDLAVATTVLAERAKTVAEPAGAAPVAALLSGAVDVEGERIAAVVSGGNVGLSEHAELTRVGMQTLGRAIEARLELDGWPAVLGDLSEAIADAGAELDSVERAARTASDAPNRVPVEVRLDGSGPDHLADALDSLSALDGVEVASHSLDERGGDATESA, encoded by the coding sequence ATGAGCGACGGGCGCGTCACCGGCAAGTCGGCACCGCCAGCGTCCGAAATCGTCACCGCGGACGACGTGGCGGACGCTCACGAACGACTCGACGGCGTGGTCCACCGGACGCCGCTCGATAGCTCGCGGACGATAGCCGACCGCTGCGGGGCCGAGCGGGTCGACCTCAAACTGGAGAACGTCCAGCGGACGGGGTCGTTCAAGATTCGCGGCGCGTACAACGCGATGGCGCAACTCCCCGAGTCGGTGCGCGAACGGGGGGTCGTCGCCTCCAGCGCCGGCAACCACGCGCAGGGCGTCGCACTCGCGGGTGACCTGCTGGACATCGACACGACCATCGTCGTCCCCGAAATCACGCCGGCGGTCAAAATCGACGCCACCCGCGGCTACGGCGCCGAGGTCGTCGTTGAGGGCGACCTGTACGAGGAGTCGTACGAACACGCCTTGCAACTCGCCGACGAGGAGAGACTGGAGTTCGTCCATCCATTCGACGACGCGGCCGTCATCGCCGGACAGGGAACCGTCGGGCGAGAAATCGCGGCCGACGCGCCCGACGTGGACACGGTTCTCGTCTCCATCGGCGGCGGCGGCCTCATCTCGGGTATCGCCACCGCGATGAAGGCGCGCGACCCCGACGTGCGCGTCGTCGGCGTCCAACCCGAGGGCGCGGCCCACGCCAAGCCCTCGCTGGAGGCCGACGAGATTCGCATGCTCTCGGAGGTCGATACCGTCGCCGAGGGCATCGCCGACGCGCGACTGTTAGAGCGGACGTTCGCGGTCGTCCGCGACCGCGTCGACGACGTGGTCTCGGTCGACGATACGGACCTCGCGGTCGCCACGACGGTCCTCGCCGAGCGAGCGAAGACGGTCGCCGAACCGGCCGGCGCGGCCCCGGTCGCCGCGCTCCTTTCCGGCGCGGTCGACGTCGAGGGTGAGCGCATCGCGGCCGTCGTCTCTGGCGGCAACGTCGGTCTCTCCGAACACGCCGAACTGACCCGCGTCGGGATGCAGACGCTCGGGCGCGCCATCGAAGCGCGCCTCGAACTCGACGGCTGGCCGGCGGTGCTGGGCGACCTCTCCGAGGCCATCGCCGACGCGGGAGCCGAACTCGATAGCGTCGAGCGCGCCGCCCGAACCGCGTCCGACGCGCCGAACCGGGTCCCGGTCGAGGTCCGACTCGACGGGAGCGGGCCGGATCACCTCGCGGACGCGCTTGACTCGCTTTCGGCGCTCGACGGCGTCGAAGTCGCTTCGCACTCGCTGGACGAGCGCGGCGGCGACGCTACTGAGTCGGCCTGA
- a CDS encoding aminotransferase class III-fold pyridoxal phosphate-dependent enzyme, whose protein sequence is MDRDTAEPDAAALPGPNAEKWVEFHHKHAAPSEYSHEFVWDVTAEADGPFVTDVDGNVLLDFTCHIGAAPLGYNNEKVLSKLREFDLVEPMKIAGQDMYFGAGPDPETADFPGASHLMDKLTDVSSHYGMDTVFLSNSGAEAVENAMKITHNHKAPAKYGYAFEGSFHGRTLGTLSLTKSKEVYTRHYPEVAGIETVPFCADSGCSADTCDCGFFAGGGSQLRNSLSPEGGHVNPDEVAFAILEPIQGVGGYRFPSEEFMAEVGDVCDTYDIPLVVDEIQSGVGRTGEMWAADHYPIEPDVIASAKGLRVGATVSRSDVFPTEKNRLGSTFGGGDLLASMQGALTLDAIEEYDLLDNATERGRQAKELLADDAPDHVVDIRGKGLMLAVEFDTKQRRDAVVEAALDRGLLTLGCGKKTIRLLPPLDSTEREIEMGVGIFCEAMDAVATEVAA, encoded by the coding sequence ATGGATCGGGATACCGCAGAGCCGGACGCAGCAGCGCTGCCCGGACCCAACGCCGAGAAGTGGGTCGAGTTCCACCACAAGCACGCCGCGCCCAGCGAGTACTCCCACGAGTTCGTCTGGGACGTGACCGCCGAGGCCGACGGCCCGTTCGTCACCGACGTGGACGGCAACGTCCTCTTGGACTTCACCTGCCACATCGGAGCCGCGCCGCTCGGCTACAACAACGAGAAGGTGCTGTCGAAACTCCGGGAGTTCGACCTCGTCGAGCCGATGAAAATCGCCGGTCAGGACATGTACTTCGGAGCCGGTCCTGACCCCGAGACGGCCGACTTCCCCGGAGCGAGCCACCTGATGGACAAACTCACCGACGTGTCCTCCCACTACGGGATGGACACGGTGTTTCTGTCGAACTCCGGGGCCGAGGCCGTCGAGAACGCGATGAAGATAACGCACAACCACAAGGCCCCGGCGAAGTACGGCTACGCCTTCGAAGGGAGCTTCCACGGGCGGACGCTCGGGACGCTCTCGCTCACGAAGTCGAAGGAGGTCTACACCCGCCACTACCCAGAGGTCGCGGGCATCGAGACGGTGCCGTTCTGCGCGGATTCGGGCTGTTCAGCTGACACCTGCGACTGCGGCTTCTTCGCCGGCGGCGGGTCGCAGTTGCGGAACTCCCTGTCGCCGGAGGGCGGCCACGTCAACCCCGACGAGGTCGCGTTCGCGATTCTCGAACCGATTCAGGGCGTCGGCGGCTACCGCTTCCCGAGCGAGGAGTTCATGGCCGAGGTGGGCGACGTCTGCGACACCTACGATATCCCACTCGTCGTGGACGAGATTCAGTCGGGCGTCGGCCGCACCGGCGAGATGTGGGCCGCCGACCACTACCCCATCGAACCCGACGTCATCGCCAGCGCGAAGGGCCTCCGCGTCGGCGCGACCGTCTCGCGGTCCGACGTGTTCCCGACCGAGAAGAACCGCCTCGGGTCGACGTTCGGCGGCGGCGACCTGCTCGCGTCGATGCAGGGCGCGCTCACGCTCGACGCCATCGAGGAGTACGACCTGCTCGACAACGCGACCGAGCGCGGCCGGCAGGCGAAGGAACTCCTCGCCGACGACGCGCCCGACCACGTGGTCGATATCCGCGGCAAGGGCCTGATGCTCGCCGTCGAGTTCGACACCAAACAGCGCCGCGACGCCGTCGTCGAGGCGGCGCTCGACCGCGGCCTGCTCACCCTCGGCTGTGGGAAAAAGACGATTCGCCTCCTGCCCCCGCTCGACTCCACCGAGCGCGAAATCGAGATGGGCGTGGGCATCTTCTGCGAGGCGATGGACGCCGTGGCGACCGAAGTGGCCGCGTGA